One Blattabacterium cuenoti DNA window includes the following coding sequences:
- a CDS encoding 30S ribosomal protein THX, with protein MGKGDKKTRRGKINNKTYGNIRPNPRNSKKKKKKN; from the coding sequence ATGGGAAAAGGTGATAAGAAAACTAGAAGAGGAAAAATAAACAATAAAACTTATGGAAATATTCGTCCCAATCCAAGAAACTCTAAAAAAAAGAAAAAAAAGAATTAA
- the coaE gene encoding dephospho-CoA kinase (Dephospho-CoA kinase (CoaE) performs the final step in coenzyme A biosynthesis.), whose protein sequence is MKYFLVGITGQMGSGKSLFSSFFKKKGISVYSSDERGKFLMNQKEEIKKNIIKYFGKESYNKEKKINKIFLAKKIFNDSNALKLLCSIVHPWVLLDFNNWILSQKSFFSIKESALLFESGSYKKCDLIITISSPLEKKIERIIKKDKLSENKIISRIKNQISDVEKEKYSDIIVKNNKDIFFLQKKADKIYNKIIKYGKR, encoded by the coding sequence ATGAAATATTTTTTAGTAGGGATTACTGGACAAATGGGATCAGGAAAGAGTTTATTTTCATCTTTTTTCAAAAAAAAAGGAATTTCTGTATACTCTTCAGATGAAAGAGGAAAATTCTTAATGAATCAAAAAGAGGAAATAAAAAAAAATATTATAAAATATTTTGGAAAAGAATCTTATAATAAGGAAAAAAAGATTAATAAAATATTTTTGGCTAAAAAAATTTTTAATGATTCTAATGCGTTAAAATTATTATGTTCTATAGTTCATCCATGGGTACTATTAGATTTTAATAATTGGATCTTATCTCAAAAAAGTTTTTTTTCCATAAAAGAATCAGCACTTTTATTTGAAAGTGGATCATACAAAAAATGTGATTTAATTATTACTATTAGTTCCCCTTTAGAAAAAAAAATAGAACGAATAATAAAAAAAGATAAATTAAGTGAAAATAAAATTATAAGCCGTATAAAAAATCAAATATCAGATGTAGAAAAAGAAAAATATTCAGATATAATTGTAAAGAATAATAAAGATATTTTTTTTTTACAAAAAAAAGCAGATAAAATTTATAATAAAATCATAAAATATGGGAAAAGGTGA
- the yajC gene encoding preprotein translocase subunit YajC yields the protein MLFILLQQNSIISTLWMFALIFIVFYFFMIRPQIRKQKIEKKFQENIKKGNYIVTNSGVHGKIIEITNNFFVLETILGKIKLEKNTVSKELTQLRYVNSTNSISTTTTTIIKNNKEIVKNNKNNLNTEKK from the coding sequence ATGCTTTTCATATTATTACAACAAAATTCTATAATAAGTACTCTTTGGATGTTTGCATTAATTTTTATTGTTTTTTATTTCTTTATGATACGTCCTCAAATAAGAAAACAAAAAATAGAAAAAAAATTTCAAGAAAACATAAAAAAAGGAAATTATATAGTAACAAATTCAGGGGTACATGGAAAAATTATAGAAATAACAAATAATTTTTTCGTACTAGAAACCATTTTAGGAAAAATAAAATTAGAAAAAAATACTGTTTCAAAAGAATTAACTCAATTACGTTATGTAAATTCTACTAATTCTATTTCTACTACTACTACTACAATAATAAAAAATAATAAAGAAATAGTAAAAAACAACAAAAATAATCTAAATACAGAAAAAAAATGA